In Musa acuminata AAA Group cultivar baxijiao chromosome BXJ2-3, Cavendish_Baxijiao_AAA, whole genome shotgun sequence, the following proteins share a genomic window:
- the LOC135606382 gene encoding uncharacterized protein LOC135606382 — MAEEELDVRLLVDEKHERVVLAESSKDFVDTLLSFLTLPAGTVVRLLGKRASLGCMDHLYQSVEKLDTEHLQTRACKAMLLSPVSASHRRCENLKLRADDKWPQKFFSCPKCGFPPKGSGMFSLVPDTLCACGRIMVQQRDVHLCKKHSGANGVDGVFVKGGAMFLVTDDLRVAESSVENALAVFRRYGIQDGNGLEERFVKIGRSRILKLLERSLVSRTPLTDVFLETSSTSDFEDVIDLTYISEGGRPCRNDMASESKEMVVRLLRDKSNDDVIYAEGGEDFVDLLFSFLTLPLGSLVRLSGGSSSIGSVDNLYRSVEQLGDYIRSENCKLELIAPKLASSFSCDVLVSLLGVEEDNSCISCDVTGVEAKVFAVNPKSLLPSKELGGAYMKGPRKFLITDTMDVSPFNSREALDLVFSKDVYFENLREETVTLGEAEALKLLKACWVSSRTLTDAFAKFF; from the exons ATGGCGGAAGAGGAGCTCGACGTCAGGCTTCTCGTGGACGAGAAGCACGAACGCGTCGTGCTGGCAGAGTCAAGCAAGGATTTCGTGGACACACTGCTGAGCTTCCTCACGCTGCCCGCCGGCACCGTCGTCCGCCTTCTTGGAAAGCGCGCCTCCCTCGGCTGCATGGATCACCTCTACCAGAGCGTCGAGAAGTTGGACACGGAGCACCTGCAGACCCGAGCCTGCAAAGCCATGCTGCTCTCCCCCGTGAGCGCGTCCCACCGACGTTGCGAGAACCTAAAGCTCAGAGCCGACGACAAGTGGCCGCAAAAGTTCTTCTCGTGCCCCAAGTGCGGATTCCCCCCCAAGGGCTCTGGGATGTTCAGCCTCGTTCCGGACACGTTGTGCGCCTGCGGACGGATCATGGTGCAGCAACGAGACGTACACTTGTGCAAGAAGCATTCCGGAGCCAATGGCGTCGATGGGGTTTTCGTGAAAGGAGGCGCCATGTTCTTGGTTACTGATGACCTGCGTGTGGCGGAGAGCTCCGTGGAGAATGCTTTAGCGGTGTTCCGAAGGTATGGCATCCAAGATGGCAACGGCCTGGAGGAGAGGTTCGTGAAGATTGGGAGAAGCCGG ATTCTGAAGCTGCTGGAGAGATCACTCGTATCCAGGACTCCCTTGACCGATGTTTTCCTGGAGACGAGCAGCACGAGTGATTTCGAAGATGTGATCGATCTGACATACATATCTGAAGGAGGTCGCCCCTGCAGAAATGACATGGCCTCCGAGTCCAAGGAGATGGTCGTGAGGCTTCTCCGAGACAAATCCAACGACGACGTGATCTACGCGGAAGGAGGGGAAGATTTCGTGGACCTACTCTTCAGCTTTCTCACCCTTCCTTTAGGGTCCTTGGTAAGGCTCTCCGGCGGAAGCTCCTCCATCGGAAGCGTCGATAACCTGTATCGAAGCGTGGAGCAGCTGGGCGACTACATCAGGTCGGAGAATTGCAAGCTGGAGCTCATAGCTCCGAAGCTGGCCTCCAGTTTCAGCTGCGATGTACTTGTGTCGCTCTTGGGGGTGGAGGAAGATAACTCGTGCATCAGCTGCGATGTCACGGGCGTCGAAGCTAAGGTGTTTGCGGTTAATCCCAAGTCCCTGCTTCCAAGCAAAGAACTCGGAGGAGCATACATGAAAGGACCAAGAAAGTTTCTGATCACAGACACAATGGATGTGTCGCCATTCAACAGCCGGGAGGCGTTGGACCTCGTCTTCTCCAAGGATGTATACTTCGAAAACCTGAGGGAGGAGACGGTCACACTGGGTGAAGCAGAG GCTTTGAAGCTTCTGAAAGCATGTTGGGTCTCTAGCAGGACTCTGACCGATGCCTTCGCCAAATTCTTCTGA
- the LOC103977221 gene encoding E3 ubiquitin-protein ligase RHA2A-like codes for MGLSNHLHGVSGDSLPLLILAAAASSLVHLRSVLLRLLPLSASAADPEPSLGSGLVVLADHLLSDRAFPFYYPEERGVGQWPARAVCLCGLADGDRVRRLPCSHVFHRECLDDWLHHQLNLSCLLCRSQLAEPDIRAAAERGIGAQLVHRNYDR; via the coding sequence ATGGGTCTCTCCAATCATCTCCACGGCGTTTCCGGTGATTCTCTCCCCCTCCTCATCCTAGCCGCCGCCGCCTCTTCCCTCGTCCATCTCCGGTCGGTTCTTCTTCGCCTCCTCCCATTGTCCGCATCCGCTGCCGACCCCGAGCCGTCCCTCGGTTCTGGCCTCGTCGTCCTGGCGGACCACCTCCTCTCCGATCGGGCCTTCCCCTTCTACTACCCGGAGGAGCGGGGGGTGGGCCAGTGGCCTGCGCGCGCGGTGTGCCTCTGCGGCCTCGCCGACGGAGACCGCGTCCGGCGGCTTCCCTGCAGCCACGTCTTCCACAGGGAGTGCCTTGACGACTGGCTCCACCACCAGCTGAACCTGTCGTGCCTCCTGTGCCGCTCGCAGCTGGCCGAGCCGGACATCCGCGCCGCCGCCGAGCGCGGGATCGGGGCCCAGCTGGTCCATCGAAACTATGATCGATGA
- the LOC135606737 gene encoding beta-1,2-xylosyltransferase XYXT1-like isoform X2 yields the protein MGYHKILAKKLGQMEARKLGLPLLLGFCVGVLTCVVVMSVSTIEQQLSLFYGVWVHPAEEISRDPQISGISPNSSVVVRTKQNSPSTMLNNAASTGLIQQNTLRLEHGKGAERDRGKDADERVQRHSSSTTKLSSPKVEIIESKPPDGTMKGMKAREKPVCDLSNYRTDVCEMDGDVRVHGKSSSVVLVTDHRSQDPGVQSSWRIKPYARKFDKAAMEHIGEVSVRSSTSLGDVPRCTVNHSVPAIVFAIGGYSGNYYHDFTDVLIPLFITSRQFDGEVQFLIATQKFWWIGKYKPVLRQLSRHEIIFLDDDDQVRCFRHVVVGLHSHKPMSIDPARAPNGYSMVDFTKLMRSAYSLERDSPIRLGESPTAKPRLLLISRNGTRRFVNFEEIVRAAEKLDYEVVVAEAGTRTNVASFTWVVNSCDVMVGVHGAGLTNFVFLPTNAVIIQIVPYGNLQNISRSCFKDSTEDAQLHYLEYCIGVEESSLTEQYPRDHPVFRDPKSIHRLGWKKMADVYLDHQDVKLDMERFEPLLLKARHLLHHRHRHHHQRQ from the exons ATGGGGTATCATAAGATCTTGGCGAAGAAACTGGGGCAGATGGAGGCGAGGAAGCTCGGGTTGCCTTTGCTTCTAGGATTCTGCGTCGGAGTATTGACCTGTGTCGTCGTCATGTCAGTATCCACAA TCGAACAGCAGTTATCCCTGTTCTACGGAGTTTGGGTTCATCCTGCAGAAGAAATTAGTCGTGATCCACAGATATCAG GAATTAGCCCAAACAGTAGCGTGGTCGTCAGAACCAAGCAGAACTCGCCATCAACCATGTTAAACAATGCTGCTTCTACGGGACTGATTCAGCAGAACACTCTGCGGTTGG AGCATGGAAAAGGGGCGGAGAGAGATCGAGGAAAAGATGCCGACGAGAGGGTCCAACGCCACAGTTCATCcaccacgaagttgtcaagtccAAAAGTAGAAATAATTGAATCTAAACCGCCAG ATGGAACGATGAAGGGTATGAAAGCCCGAGAGAAGCCAGTCTGCGATCTCTCGAATTATAGAACCGACGTCTGCGAAATGGACGGCGACGTTCGAGTTCATGGGAAATCTTCCTCTGTAGTTCTCGTGACCGATCACCGATCCCAGGATCCCGGCGTCCAGTCATCGTGGCGGATCAAGCCTTACGCTCGCAAGTTTGACAAGGCTGCGATGGAGCACATCGGCGAGGTTTCAGTGAGATCGTCGACTAGCCTCGGCGACGTCCCTCGCTGCACCGTCAATCACAGCGTCCCCGCCATCGTCTTCGCCATCGGCGGCTACTCCGGGAACTACTACCATGACTTCACCGACGTGCTGATTCCCCTGTTCATAACGTCGCGACAGTTCGACGGAGAAGTGCAGTTCCTCATCGCGACGCAAAAGTTCTGGTGGATCGGCAAGTACAAACCGGTCCTGAGGCAGCTGTCGCGCCACGAGATCATCTTCTTGGACGACGACGATCAGGTCCGTTGCTTCCGGCACGTTGTGGTCGGTCTGCACAGCCACAAGCCCATGTCCATCGACCCCGCGAGAGCTCCCAACGGGTACTCCATGGTGGACTTCACCAAGCTCATGAGGTCCGCCTACTCGCTGGAGAGGGACTCCCCGATCAGGCTGGGGGAGAGCCCGACCGCGAAGCCGAGGCTGCTGCTGATATCGAGGAACGGGACACGGAGATTCGTCAACTTCGAGGAGATCGTGCGGGCGGCCGAGAAGCTGGACTACGAGGTGGTGGTGGCGGAGGCAGGAACGCGGACTAATGTGGCCAGCTTCACCTGGGTGGTGAACTCCTGCGACGTGATGGTGGGCGTGCACGGCGCCGGGCTCACCAACTTCGTCTTCCTGCCCACCAACGCCGTCATCATCCAGATCGTCCCCTACGGCAACCTGCAGAACATCTCGCGGTCCTGCTTCAAGGACTCCACCGAGGATGCGCAGCTGCACTACCTGGAATACTGCATCGGCGTGGAGGAGAGCAGTCTGACAGAGCAGTACCCGAGAGACCACCCGGTGTTCAGAGACCCCAAGTCCATCCACAGGCTGGGATGGAAGAAGATGGCGGACGTGTACTTGGATCACCAGGATGTGAAGCTGGACATGGAGAGGTTTGAGCCACTTCTGCTTAAAGCTCGACATCTCCTCCATCATCGGCATCGTCATCATCACCAGCGACAGTAG
- the LOC135606737 gene encoding beta-1,2-xylosyltransferase XYXT1-like isoform X1 translates to MGYHKILAKKLGQMEARKLGLPLLLGFCVGVLTCVVVMSVSTIEQQLSLFYGVWVHPAEEISRDPQISDAGISPNSSVVVRTKQNSPSTMLNNAASTGLIQQNTLRLEHGKGAERDRGKDADERVQRHSSSTTKLSSPKVEIIESKPPDGTMKGMKAREKPVCDLSNYRTDVCEMDGDVRVHGKSSSVVLVTDHRSQDPGVQSSWRIKPYARKFDKAAMEHIGEVSVRSSTSLGDVPRCTVNHSVPAIVFAIGGYSGNYYHDFTDVLIPLFITSRQFDGEVQFLIATQKFWWIGKYKPVLRQLSRHEIIFLDDDDQVRCFRHVVVGLHSHKPMSIDPARAPNGYSMVDFTKLMRSAYSLERDSPIRLGESPTAKPRLLLISRNGTRRFVNFEEIVRAAEKLDYEVVVAEAGTRTNVASFTWVVNSCDVMVGVHGAGLTNFVFLPTNAVIIQIVPYGNLQNISRSCFKDSTEDAQLHYLEYCIGVEESSLTEQYPRDHPVFRDPKSIHRLGWKKMADVYLDHQDVKLDMERFEPLLLKARHLLHHRHRHHHQRQ, encoded by the exons ATGGGGTATCATAAGATCTTGGCGAAGAAACTGGGGCAGATGGAGGCGAGGAAGCTCGGGTTGCCTTTGCTTCTAGGATTCTGCGTCGGAGTATTGACCTGTGTCGTCGTCATGTCAGTATCCACAA TCGAACAGCAGTTATCCCTGTTCTACGGAGTTTGGGTTCATCCTGCAGAAGAAATTAGTCGTGATCCACAGATATCAG ACGCAGGAATTAGCCCAAACAGTAGCGTGGTCGTCAGAACCAAGCAGAACTCGCCATCAACCATGTTAAACAATGCTGCTTCTACGGGACTGATTCAGCAGAACACTCTGCGGTTGG AGCATGGAAAAGGGGCGGAGAGAGATCGAGGAAAAGATGCCGACGAGAGGGTCCAACGCCACAGTTCATCcaccacgaagttgtcaagtccAAAAGTAGAAATAATTGAATCTAAACCGCCAG ATGGAACGATGAAGGGTATGAAAGCCCGAGAGAAGCCAGTCTGCGATCTCTCGAATTATAGAACCGACGTCTGCGAAATGGACGGCGACGTTCGAGTTCATGGGAAATCTTCCTCTGTAGTTCTCGTGACCGATCACCGATCCCAGGATCCCGGCGTCCAGTCATCGTGGCGGATCAAGCCTTACGCTCGCAAGTTTGACAAGGCTGCGATGGAGCACATCGGCGAGGTTTCAGTGAGATCGTCGACTAGCCTCGGCGACGTCCCTCGCTGCACCGTCAATCACAGCGTCCCCGCCATCGTCTTCGCCATCGGCGGCTACTCCGGGAACTACTACCATGACTTCACCGACGTGCTGATTCCCCTGTTCATAACGTCGCGACAGTTCGACGGAGAAGTGCAGTTCCTCATCGCGACGCAAAAGTTCTGGTGGATCGGCAAGTACAAACCGGTCCTGAGGCAGCTGTCGCGCCACGAGATCATCTTCTTGGACGACGACGATCAGGTCCGTTGCTTCCGGCACGTTGTGGTCGGTCTGCACAGCCACAAGCCCATGTCCATCGACCCCGCGAGAGCTCCCAACGGGTACTCCATGGTGGACTTCACCAAGCTCATGAGGTCCGCCTACTCGCTGGAGAGGGACTCCCCGATCAGGCTGGGGGAGAGCCCGACCGCGAAGCCGAGGCTGCTGCTGATATCGAGGAACGGGACACGGAGATTCGTCAACTTCGAGGAGATCGTGCGGGCGGCCGAGAAGCTGGACTACGAGGTGGTGGTGGCGGAGGCAGGAACGCGGACTAATGTGGCCAGCTTCACCTGGGTGGTGAACTCCTGCGACGTGATGGTGGGCGTGCACGGCGCCGGGCTCACCAACTTCGTCTTCCTGCCCACCAACGCCGTCATCATCCAGATCGTCCCCTACGGCAACCTGCAGAACATCTCGCGGTCCTGCTTCAAGGACTCCACCGAGGATGCGCAGCTGCACTACCTGGAATACTGCATCGGCGTGGAGGAGAGCAGTCTGACAGAGCAGTACCCGAGAGACCACCCGGTGTTCAGAGACCCCAAGTCCATCCACAGGCTGGGATGGAAGAAGATGGCGGACGTGTACTTGGATCACCAGGATGTGAAGCTGGACATGGAGAGGTTTGAGCCACTTCTGCTTAAAGCTCGACATCTCCTCCATCATCGGCATCGTCATCATCACCAGCGACAGTAG
- the LOC135606738 gene encoding uncharacterized protein LOC135606738 isoform X2 — MGDHLALLVDHLLTESTLEAAIGGQKHDQIASDSAPLEDPGKEFTRKRNIRDRSCVGKLVECRICQEEEEDYNMEIPCSCCGSLKYAHRECVQRWCNEKGDTVCEICLQQFKPGYTAPQKLFQYGSIPMNFRGNWEITRQDLNDSQILTLYPSERDVMHPHDDDYSALGMRTTVCCQSVAIIFMVLLVLRHTLPLAISGAEQYSFTLFSLLVLRTAGILVPVFVLIRTIRTFHQCQHQQGTREVSDRAEGTHELSSWQLVQSQPHRIQVH, encoded by the exons ATGGGAGACCATCTTGCTTTATTAGTGGACCATCTCCTTACTGAGTCAACGCTCGAGGCGGCTATTGGAGGTCAGAAGCACGACCAGATTGCCTCCGATTCAGCGCCTTTGGAAGATCCAGGCAAAGAGTTTACTAGGAAGAGAAACATCAGAGACAGGAGCTGTGTTGGAAAGTTAGTTGAATGCCGAATttgtcaagaagaagaagaagattacaaCATGGAGATCCCTTGTTCATGTTGTGGCAGCTTGAAG TATGCTCACCGTGAATGTGTTCAAAGATGGTGTAACGAAAAGGGTGACACAGTTTGCGAGATTTGCTTGCAG CAATTCAAGCCAGGTTATACTGCTCCCCAAAAGTTGTTTCAGTATGGGAGTATCCCGATGAACTTCAG AGGAAATTGGGAGATTACCAGACAGGACCTGAATGATTCTCAAATCTTAACGTTGTATCCATCAGAACGTGATGTTATGCAtcctcatgatgatgattattcagCTTTAGGCATGAGAACCACAGTTTGCTGCCAGTCAGTAGCCATAATA TTCATGGTTCTTTTGGTTCTTCGCCACACTCTTCCTCTCGCCATCAGTGGTGCTGAGCAGTACTCATTCACTTTATTCTCA CTACTGGTGTTGAGGACTGCTGGAATACTTGTACCGGTCTTTGTTTTGATCAGAACAATTAGGACATTTCATCAGTGCCAGCACCAACAG GGAACTCGGGAAGTATCTGATCGAGCTGAAGGAACGCACGAGCTTAGTTCCTGGCAGCTGGTGCAATCTCAACCACATCGCATTCAAGTGCACTGA
- the LOC135606738 gene encoding uncharacterized protein LOC135606738 isoform X1, whose translation MGDHLALLVDHLLTESTLEAAIGGQKHDQIASDSAPLEDPGKEFTRKRNIRDRSCVGKLVECRICQEEEEDYNMEIPCSCCGSLKYAHRECVQRWCNEKGDTVCEICLQQFKPGYTAPQKLFQYGSIPMNFRGNWEITRQDLNDSQILTLYPSERDVMHPHDDDYSALGMRTTVCCQSVAIIFMVLLVLRHTLPLAISGAEQYSFTLFSLLVLRTAGILVPVFVLIRTIRTFHQCQHQQSMQGTREVSDRAEGTHELSSWQLVQSQPHRIQVH comes from the exons ATGGGAGACCATCTTGCTTTATTAGTGGACCATCTCCTTACTGAGTCAACGCTCGAGGCGGCTATTGGAGGTCAGAAGCACGACCAGATTGCCTCCGATTCAGCGCCTTTGGAAGATCCAGGCAAAGAGTTTACTAGGAAGAGAAACATCAGAGACAGGAGCTGTGTTGGAAAGTTAGTTGAATGCCGAATttgtcaagaagaagaagaagattacaaCATGGAGATCCCTTGTTCATGTTGTGGCAGCTTGAAG TATGCTCACCGTGAATGTGTTCAAAGATGGTGTAACGAAAAGGGTGACACAGTTTGCGAGATTTGCTTGCAG CAATTCAAGCCAGGTTATACTGCTCCCCAAAAGTTGTTTCAGTATGGGAGTATCCCGATGAACTTCAG AGGAAATTGGGAGATTACCAGACAGGACCTGAATGATTCTCAAATCTTAACGTTGTATCCATCAGAACGTGATGTTATGCAtcctcatgatgatgattattcagCTTTAGGCATGAGAACCACAGTTTGCTGCCAGTCAGTAGCCATAATA TTCATGGTTCTTTTGGTTCTTCGCCACACTCTTCCTCTCGCCATCAGTGGTGCTGAGCAGTACTCATTCACTTTATTCTCA CTACTGGTGTTGAGGACTGCTGGAATACTTGTACCGGTCTTTGTTTTGATCAGAACAATTAGGACATTTCATCAGTGCCAGCACCAACAG TCGATGCAGGGAACTCGGGAAGTATCTGATCGAGCTGAAGGAACGCACGAGCTTAGTTCCTGGCAGCTGGTGCAATCTCAACCACATCGCATTCAAGTGCACTGA